One genomic segment of Desulfovibrio aminophilus includes these proteins:
- a CDS encoding class I SAM-dependent RNA methyltransferase encodes MNPWKEESTVLVTCPKGLPPFLGREMRDLGLEGVRELVSGVEARGTLLDCLRLSLEVRTGHRALYELARFRAKGPDDLYREAGKIPWEELIPADGYVSVSSAVRTEAVNDSRFANLRLKDSIVDRIAARMGRRPDSGPDQSRACVFLYWQGTDAAVYLDAGGDSLSRRGWRTMPGKAPLQETLAAGMLLAAGWPEIAARGGHLVCPMCGAGTLAIEGALMALNRAPGLGRENFAAMHLLGWDEEAFEELRDAALTRARSTLPGGRVLASDIDPGQMNAAATNAAQAGVGALVGRAVCDFRDQETPPGPGLVIVNPEYGARLGEVAKLRETYKALGDFLKQRCRGYRAAILCGEPDLAKCVGLKPSRRIPLWNAKIECRLLVYELYEGSRKRRDG; translated from the coding sequence ATGAATCCCTGGAAGGAAGAATCCACCGTCCTCGTGACCTGTCCCAAGGGCCTGCCGCCGTTTCTGGGCCGGGAAATGCGGGACTTGGGGCTGGAGGGGGTGCGGGAGCTGGTGTCGGGCGTGGAGGCCCGGGGCACGCTCCTGGACTGTCTGCGCCTGAGCCTGGAGGTCCGCACCGGCCACCGGGCGCTCTATGAGCTGGCGCGGTTCCGGGCCAAGGGGCCGGACGACCTCTACCGGGAGGCCGGGAAGATACCCTGGGAGGAGCTGATCCCGGCCGACGGCTACGTGTCCGTGTCCTCGGCCGTGCGCACCGAGGCGGTCAACGACTCGCGCTTCGCCAATCTCCGGCTCAAGGACTCCATCGTGGACCGCATCGCGGCCCGCATGGGCCGCCGCCCGGATTCCGGCCCGGACCAAAGCCGGGCCTGCGTGTTCTTGTACTGGCAGGGCACCGACGCGGCGGTCTACCTGGACGCCGGCGGCGACTCGCTCTCGCGCCGGGGCTGGCGCACCATGCCCGGCAAGGCCCCGCTCCAGGAGACCCTGGCCGCCGGGATGCTCCTGGCCGCCGGTTGGCCGGAGATCGCGGCCCGGGGCGGGCACCTCGTCTGCCCCATGTGCGGCGCGGGAACCCTGGCCATCGAGGGCGCGCTCATGGCCCTGAACCGCGCGCCGGGCCTCGGCCGCGAGAACTTCGCGGCCATGCACCTGCTGGGCTGGGACGAGGAGGCCTTCGAGGAACTGCGCGACGCGGCCCTGACCCGGGCCCGCTCCACGCTGCCCGGCGGCCGCGTCCTGGCCTCGGACATCGATCCCGGCCAGATGAACGCCGCGGCGACCAACGCGGCCCAGGCCGGGGTCGGAGCCCTGGTGGGCCGGGCGGTGTGCGACTTCCGGGACCAGGAGACGCCGCCCGGACCCGGGCTGGTCATCGTGAACCCGGAATACGGCGCGCGCCTGGGCGAGGTCGCGAAGCTCAGGGAAACCTACAAGGCCCTGGGCGACTTCCTCAAGCAGCGCTGCCGGGGATACCGGGCCGCGATCCTCTGCGGCGAGCCGGACCTGGCCAAGTGCGTGGGCCTCAAGCCCTCGCGCCGCATCCCGCTCTGGAACGCCAAGATCGAGTGCCGTCTGCTGGTCTACGAGCTGTATGAGGGGAGCCGGAAGCGGCGGGACGGCTAG
- the corA gene encoding magnesium/cobalt transporter CorA, which produces MRAFHRRKPESVGQSPGLLVYVGQDRDFHPTVSHLSFTSGEVTEACCEPLEARPEPEEGRVRLINVMGVHEPDLVRRVGEWFGLSPLTLEDILDTTQRPKAEELEGDGERVFLVLKNVDYVPEKYELLEEQVCVVWGPDYVLTFQESAQNICEPIIQRLRRGRGRIRTSGPGYIVIALLDSIMDRVSVTLGKIAADAEELEDELAENPDESTLHEIYRLKREILFLRNAVWPMQEVLAQLSSEDVGEFNEACGAYLREVKDHTAKVVDEVKTLHDLLTAMLDLHISLAGMRMNRIIKFLTGIATIFIPLTFLAGVYGMNFKHMPELNWEYGYYASLVLMAVVGVGMAVFFARRKWF; this is translated from the coding sequence ATGCGCGCATTCCACCGCCGCAAGCCGGAATCCGTGGGCCAGTCCCCGGGCCTGCTGGTCTACGTGGGCCAGGACCGGGACTTCCACCCCACGGTGTCCCACCTGTCCTTCACCTCCGGGGAAGTCACCGAGGCCTGCTGCGAGCCGCTTGAGGCCCGGCCGGAGCCCGAGGAAGGCCGGGTGCGGCTCATCAACGTCATGGGCGTGCACGAGCCGGACCTGGTGCGCCGGGTGGGCGAGTGGTTCGGGCTCTCGCCCCTGACCCTGGAGGACATCCTGGACACCACCCAGCGGCCCAAGGCCGAGGAGCTGGAGGGGGACGGGGAGCGGGTCTTCCTGGTGCTCAAGAACGTGGACTACGTGCCCGAGAAGTACGAGCTTCTGGAAGAGCAGGTCTGCGTGGTCTGGGGCCCGGACTACGTGCTCACCTTCCAGGAGAGCGCCCAGAACATCTGCGAGCCCATCATCCAGCGCCTGCGCCGGGGCCGGGGCCGCATCCGCACCTCCGGGCCGGGCTACATCGTCATCGCCCTGCTGGACTCGATCATGGACCGGGTCTCGGTGACGCTCGGCAAGATCGCGGCCGACGCCGAGGAGCTGGAGGACGAGCTGGCCGAGAACCCGGACGAGAGCACCCTGCACGAGATCTACCGGCTCAAGCGCGAGATTCTCTTCCTGCGCAACGCGGTCTGGCCCATGCAGGAGGTCCTGGCCCAGCTCTCCAGCGAGGACGTGGGCGAATTCAACGAGGCCTGCGGCGCCTATCTGCGCGAGGTGAAGGACCACACCGCCAAGGTGGTGGACGAGGTCAAGACCCTGCACGACCTGCTCACGGCCATGCTCGACCTGCACATCTCCCTGGCGGGCATGCGCATGAACCGGATCATCAAGTTCCTCACCGGCATCGCCACGATCTTCATCCCCCTGACCTTCCTGGCCGGGGTCTACGGCATGAACTTCAAGCACATGCCCGAGCTGAACTGGGAATACGGCTACTACGCCTCCCTGGTCCTCATGGCCGTGGTGGGCGTGGGCATGGCCGTGTTCTTCGCCAGGAGAAAGTGGTTCTGA
- a CDS encoding PAS domain S-box protein, whose translation MNLAEAALPLIQNVALLLAAVLVFDLFPVRGRPRDTPLSRVALGTILGVLTIIIMLTPWRLSPGLVFDTRSVLVGISGLFFGSLPTAVCVAMASAYRLYQGGVGAWTGVSVILASGLIGVAWRYRRKRPLHEISWAELYRFGLTVHAAMLLLMLTLPWDTALAVLRRISLPVILLYPLGTALTGALLARRLRNARVREELEESETLFRKLFEDHAAVKMLLDPETGRIMDANRAAAEFYGWSREQLQSMRIQEINTLPPEKVREEMDKAASARRLRFEFRHRLADGTERDVEVLSGAVVHKGRQLIHSIVHDVSDRKRMQEALRASESYLKSVLDSSNDGILVEDADTGALLDVNRAMCEMYGYSREDILELSVADLSQGEPPYSQDDALERLRAARTEGPQTFTWLAKRSDGGLFWVEVSIRYAVIGGQDRFVVMVRDITSRKRAEDELRQAKEDAEAANRAKSEFLAIMSHEIRTPLSGVMGMLQLLREPGHDAERDEWLAAALEASRHLHQILSDVLDLSSVESGKMQPRRAPFLLKSVIAPVAGALAESARAKGLALSSEVDPALSRPFLGDAGRLRQIIFNLVGNALKYTERGEIHIEAYPLPLVPAGADAALHLVIRDTGIGIPDDKLKAVIEPFTQVENPYTRRQGGAGLGLSIVKRLVTAMNGSLTICSEPGVGTEVHVTLPLAYAAGDMAGEQAGQAPALPPLRLLLVEDERVNRLAVSRMLERAGHSVTAVGDGRSALAELKAGDVDAVLMDIQMPDMDGLAATRAIRSDASLGDSARVPVIALTAHAMPGDRERFLAAGMDGYISKPVESEELERELGRVLRGASPGFENAEKGS comes from the coding sequence ATGAACCTCGCCGAAGCCGCACTGCCGCTGATCCAGAACGTCGCCCTGCTTCTGGCCGCGGTGCTCGTCTTCGACCTTTTTCCGGTCCGGGGCCGCCCCCGCGACACCCCGCTTTCACGCGTGGCGCTGGGGACGATCCTGGGCGTGCTCACGATCATCATCATGCTCACCCCCTGGCGGCTGAGCCCGGGTTTGGTCTTCGACACCCGCTCGGTGCTCGTGGGCATATCCGGCCTGTTCTTCGGTTCGCTCCCCACGGCGGTCTGCGTGGCGATGGCCTCGGCCTACCGGCTGTATCAGGGTGGGGTGGGAGCCTGGACCGGGGTTTCCGTCATCCTGGCCTCGGGCCTGATCGGCGTGGCCTGGCGCTACCGCCGGAAACGGCCGCTGCACGAGATCTCCTGGGCCGAACTGTACCGCTTCGGCCTGACCGTGCACGCGGCCATGCTCCTGCTCATGCTCACCCTGCCCTGGGACACGGCCCTGGCCGTGCTGCGCCGGATCAGCCTGCCCGTGATCCTGCTCTATCCCCTGGGCACGGCCCTGACCGGCGCGCTGCTGGCCCGGCGGCTGCGCAACGCCCGCGTGCGCGAGGAGTTGGAGGAGAGTGAAACCCTGTTCCGCAAGCTCTTCGAGGACCATGCGGCCGTGAAGATGCTCCTGGACCCGGAAACGGGCCGGATCATGGACGCCAACCGCGCGGCCGCGGAGTTCTACGGCTGGTCCAGGGAACAGCTGCAATCCATGCGCATCCAGGAGATCAACACGCTTCCGCCGGAAAAGGTGCGCGAGGAGATGGACAAGGCGGCCTCGGCCCGGCGGCTGCGCTTCGAGTTCCGCCACCGGCTGGCCGACGGCACGGAGCGGGACGTGGAGGTCCTCAGCGGAGCCGTCGTGCACAAGGGTCGGCAACTCATCCACTCCATCGTCCACGACGTCTCGGACCGCAAACGGATGCAGGAGGCCCTGCGGGCCAGCGAAAGCTACCTGAAGAGCGTGCTGGATTCGAGCAACGACGGCATCCTCGTGGAGGACGCGGACACCGGCGCGCTCCTCGACGTGAACCGGGCCATGTGCGAGATGTACGGCTATTCCCGGGAGGACATCCTGGAGCTGTCCGTGGCGGACCTGAGCCAGGGCGAGCCGCCCTATTCCCAGGACGACGCCCTGGAACGGCTGCGCGCGGCCCGGACCGAGGGGCCGCAGACCTTCACCTGGCTGGCCAAAAGAAGCGACGGCGGCCTGTTCTGGGTCGAGGTGAGCATCCGCTACGCGGTCATCGGCGGGCAGGACCGCTTCGTGGTCATGGTGCGCGACATCACCAGCCGCAAGCGCGCCGAGGACGAACTGCGCCAGGCCAAGGAGGACGCCGAGGCCGCCAACCGGGCCAAGTCGGAATTCCTGGCCATCATGAGCCACGAAATCCGCACGCCCCTGAGCGGGGTCATGGGCATGCTCCAGCTCCTGCGCGAGCCCGGGCACGACGCCGAGCGGGACGAATGGCTGGCCGCCGCCCTGGAGGCCAGCCGCCACCTGCACCAGATCCTGAGCGACGTGCTGGACCTCTCCAGCGTGGAGTCCGGCAAGATGCAGCCGCGCCGCGCCCCGTTCCTCCTGAAATCCGTGATCGCGCCGGTGGCCGGGGCCCTGGCGGAGTCGGCCCGGGCCAAGGGCCTGGCGCTCTCCTCGGAGGTGGACCCGGCGCTCTCGCGGCCCTTCCTGGGCGACGCGGGCCGCCTGCGCCAGATCATCTTCAACCTGGTGGGCAACGCCCTGAAATACACCGAGCGCGGGGAAATCCACATCGAGGCCTACCCCCTGCCGCTGGTCCCGGCCGGGGCCGACGCGGCCCTGCACCTTGTCATCCGGGATACGGGCATCGGCATCCCGGACGACAAGCTCAAGGCCGTGATCGAGCCCTTCACCCAGGTGGAGAACCCCTACACCCGGCGGCAGGGCGGCGCGGGGCTCGGGCTGAGCATCGTCAAGCGCCTCGTGACGGCCATGAACGGCTCGCTGACCATCTGCTCCGAGCCCGGGGTGGGCACGGAAGTGCACGTCACCCTGCCCCTGGCCTACGCGGCGGGCGATATGGCCGGGGAACAGGCCGGACAGGCCCCGGCCCTGCCGCCCCTGCGGCTGCTCCTGGTGGAGGACGAGCGGGTGAACCGGCTGGCCGTGAGCCGCATGCTGGAGCGGGCGGGCCACTCCGTGACCGCCGTGGGCGACGGCCGGAGCGCCCTGGCCGAGCTGAAGGCCGGGGACGTGGACGCGGTGCTCATGGACATCCAGATGCCGGACATGGACGGCCTCGCCGCCACCCGGGCCATCCGGTCCGACGCCTCGCTGGGCGACTCCGCGCGCGTGCCGGTCATCGCGCTCACGGCCCACGCCATGCCCGGGGACCGCGAACGCTTCCTGGCCGCCGGAATGGACGGCTACATCTCCAAGCCCGTGGAGAGCGAGGAACTGGAGCGAGAACTGGGCCGCGTGCTCCGGGGGGCTTCGCCCGGTTTCGAAAACGCCGAAAAGGGCTCCTAG
- the rimO gene encoding 30S ribosomal protein S12 methylthiotransferase RimO: MTTITVHTVSLGCPKNRVDTERMLGALGADMAAVDDPRDADLILVNTCGFIRPAVEESVSTILELAETVREASPRPVLAVTGCLVSRYGGELGAELPEVDLWLSTHELDQWPALAARVLSRRAFREPSARRLSTGPAYAYLKVSEGCSHRCRFCTIPSIRGPHVSRHLEEIEADARDMLAQGVPELVVVGQDVTAWGRDLEIRNGLSPLLARLLPLPGLRRLRLMYLYPAGLTNSVLDFMRQAGPPLLPYFDVPLQHAHPDVLKNMGRPFAADPRLVVERIRSRFPEAALRTSIIVGYPGETEKRFRALMDFVAEVRFTHLGVFAYQAEEGTPAAAMSSQVSARAKEERRAALMELQAGISAEHLRGWVGEDLDVLIEGPHPEWPGLYRGRAWFQAPEVDGLTFVSAPPEKTLRPGAIVRARVESSTDYDLSALA; the protein is encoded by the coding sequence ATGACGACGATCACCGTGCATACCGTGAGCCTCGGCTGCCCCAAGAACCGCGTGGACACCGAGCGCATGCTCGGGGCCCTGGGCGCGGACATGGCCGCCGTGGACGACCCCCGCGACGCGGACCTCATCCTGGTGAACACCTGCGGCTTCATCCGCCCGGCCGTGGAGGAGTCCGTGTCCACCATCCTGGAACTGGCCGAGACCGTGCGCGAGGCCTCGCCCCGGCCCGTGCTGGCCGTCACCGGCTGCCTCGTCTCGCGCTACGGCGGCGAACTCGGCGCGGAACTGCCCGAGGTGGACCTCTGGCTCTCCACCCACGAGCTGGACCAGTGGCCCGCGCTGGCGGCCCGAGTCCTGTCGCGCCGGGCCTTCCGCGAGCCCTCGGCCCGCCGCCTCTCCACCGGCCCGGCCTACGCCTACCTCAAGGTCTCCGAGGGCTGCTCCCACCGCTGCCGTTTCTGCACCATCCCTTCCATCCGGGGCCCGCACGTGAGCCGCCACCTGGAGGAGATCGAGGCCGACGCCCGCGACATGCTGGCCCAGGGCGTGCCCGAGCTCGTGGTGGTGGGCCAGGACGTGACCGCCTGGGGCCGCGACCTGGAGATCAGGAACGGGCTTTCGCCGCTGCTGGCCCGCCTGCTGCCCCTGCCGGGCCTGCGCCGTCTGCGGCTCATGTATCTCTACCCCGCCGGGCTGACGAACTCCGTGCTGGACTTCATGCGCCAGGCCGGGCCGCCCCTGCTGCCCTATTTCGACGTGCCCCTCCAGCACGCCCACCCGGACGTGCTCAAGAACATGGGCCGCCCCTTCGCCGCCGACCCCCGGCTGGTCGTCGAGCGCATCCGCTCCCGTTTTCCCGAGGCCGCCCTGCGCACCTCGATCATCGTCGGCTACCCCGGCGAGACCGAGAAGCGCTTCCGCGCCCTCATGGACTTCGTGGCCGAGGTCCGCTTCACCCACCTGGGCGTGTTCGCCTACCAGGCCGAGGAGGGCACCCCGGCCGCGGCCATGTCCTCCCAGGTGAGCGCCCGGGCCAAGGAGGAGCGCCGCGCCGCGCTCATGGAGCTCCAGGCCGGGATCAGCGCCGAGCACCTGCGCGGCTGGGTGGGCGAGGATCTGGACGTGCTCATCGAGGGCCCGCACCCCGAGTGGCCCGGGCTCTACAGGGGCCGGGCCTGGTTCCAGGCCCCGGAGGTGGACGGCCTGACCTTCGTCTCCGCCCCGCCGGAAAAGACCTTGCGGCCCGGCGCCATCGTCCGCGCCCGCGTGGAGTCGAGCACCGACTACGACCTGTCGGCGCTGGCCTAG
- a CDS encoding radical SAM protein has protein sequence MYRYVFGPVLSGRLGRSLGLDLLGAKVCSMDCVYCEVGPTTIRTRERKPWAAPRDILAELRSWKAEGFDDPDVVTLGGSGEPTLNSGLAEIIAGCRSILPGVPVAVLTNATLLSDPLVRRELCAADMILPSLDSLVEEEFQAVNRPHKSLRLAEIARGILDLRREFPGRLCLEVLLVKGYNDSGRNLDLLRDYCAELKPERVDVVTLTRPGTLDSAEAVDSHTLGLWRKALGAQAAPSGPGATATASARLTEERLREALAASLARRPQTLAQLAGALGADPGVVRKALERMVRERELDAIESDGQVFYSRPGFAGL, from the coding sequence ATGTACCGCTACGTCTTCGGTCCCGTTCTTTCCGGCCGCCTGGGCCGCTCGCTGGGCCTGGACCTCCTGGGCGCCAAGGTCTGCTCCATGGACTGCGTCTACTGCGAGGTCGGCCCCACCACCATCCGCACCCGCGAGCGCAAGCCCTGGGCCGCGCCTCGCGACATCCTGGCCGAGCTCCGCTCCTGGAAGGCCGAGGGCTTCGACGACCCCGACGTGGTCACGCTCGGCGGCTCGGGCGAGCCCACGCTCAACTCCGGCTTGGCCGAGATCATCGCGGGCTGCCGGAGCATCCTGCCCGGCGTGCCCGTGGCCGTGCTGACCAACGCGACCCTGCTGTCCGATCCGCTGGTGCGCCGTGAACTCTGCGCGGCGGACATGATCCTGCCCTCCCTGGACAGCCTGGTGGAGGAGGAGTTCCAGGCCGTGAACCGGCCGCACAAGTCCCTGCGCCTGGCCGAGATCGCCCGGGGCATCCTGGACCTGCGCCGGGAGTTCCCCGGCCGCCTCTGCCTGGAGGTGCTCCTGGTCAAGGGCTACAACGACTCCGGCCGGAACCTCGACCTGCTGCGGGACTACTGCGCGGAGCTGAAGCCCGAGCGGGTGGACGTGGTGACCCTGACCCGGCCAGGCACCCTGGATTCGGCCGAGGCCGTGGACAGCCACACCCTGGGGCTCTGGCGCAAGGCCCTGGGGGCGCAGGCCGCGCCTTCCGGCCCGGGCGCCACGGCCACGGCCTCGGCGCGGCTCACCGAGGAACGGCTGCGCGAGGCGCTGGCCGCCAGCCTGGCCCGCCGGCCGCAGACCCTGGCCCAGCTGGCCGGGGCCCTGGGCGCGGACCCGGGCGTGGTGCGCAAGGCCCTGGAACGCATGGTCCGCGAACGCGAGCTGGACGCGATCGAGTCCGACGGCCAGGTCTTCTACTCCCGCCCCGGCTTCGCCGGTTTATAG
- a CDS encoding tRNA (adenine-N1)-methyltransferase: MIQSGQLVILISPKGKRYMHKLVPGNEVHTQDGKLLLDDVAEAGFGGHARTHLGKPYLVLKPTVYDLIKGVKRQTQIMYPKEIGYVLLKLGIGPGSTVIESGTGSAGLTLALAWFVGDTGKVYTYERREDFFKLAMKNLDRVGLLHRVEQVNQDIENGFKHTGADALFLDVREPWLYLQHIPKAVLPGAMCGFLLPTTNQVSDLLRGLDEGPFVETEVLEILVRRYKPVADRLRPDDRMVAHTGFLIFTRYMEKPEPLPLPETDASETDPTEVDPDEEPLDLREDEGCGCEDEASPHS, from the coding sequence ATGATTCAATCTGGACAACTGGTAATCCTCATCAGCCCCAAGGGCAAGCGCTACATGCACAAGCTCGTCCCGGGCAACGAGGTGCACACCCAGGACGGCAAGCTCCTCCTGGACGACGTGGCCGAGGCAGGATTCGGCGGGCACGCCCGCACCCATCTGGGCAAGCCGTACCTCGTGCTCAAGCCCACGGTCTACGACCTCATCAAGGGGGTCAAGCGCCAGACCCAGATCATGTACCCCAAGGAGATCGGGTACGTGCTCCTCAAGCTGGGCATCGGGCCGGGAAGCACGGTCATCGAGTCCGGCACGGGTTCGGCGGGCCTGACCCTGGCCCTGGCGTGGTTCGTGGGCGACACGGGCAAGGTCTACACCTACGAGCGCCGCGAGGACTTCTTCAAGCTGGCCATGAAGAACCTCGACCGCGTGGGGCTTCTCCACCGCGTGGAGCAGGTCAACCAGGACATCGAGAACGGCTTCAAGCACACCGGCGCGGACGCCCTGTTCCTGGACGTGCGCGAGCCCTGGCTCTACCTCCAGCACATCCCCAAGGCCGTGCTGCCCGGGGCCATGTGCGGCTTCCTCCTGCCGACCACGAATCAGGTCTCCGACCTGCTGCGCGGCCTGGACGAGGGCCCCTTCGTGGAGACCGAGGTGCTGGAGATCCTGGTGCGGCGCTACAAGCCCGTGGCCGACCGCCTGCGGCCCGACGACCGCATGGTGGCCCACACCGGCTTCCTCATCTTCACCCGCTACATGGAGAAGCCCGAGCCCCTGCCCCTGCCCGAGACCGACGCCTCGGAAACCGACCCCACGGAAGTGGACCCGGACGAGGAACCCCTCGACCTGCGCGAGGACGAGGGCTGCGGCTGCGAGGACGAGGCTTCGCCTCATTCATAG
- a CDS encoding alpha/beta fold hydrolase — MPSVVRPRPEDLSRCLDWPSEVVETALGPVEYAVRGDGPPLLSIHGGPGGFDQGLLLGEPFRVNGFRVIAPSRPGYLRTPLASGPSPEEQADLLAALLDALGIERAAVLGASAGGPAAYLLAARHPGRAAALLAVDAVSRTYTLNVSPLEQKLFVTTAGLRLMLFLTEHFPKTALTGLLQTESTLDPEALKRRVAEVLDDPLKRTFFVQMVHSFADRFAERKPGVMNDLERFAALGDLALSSVACPALILHGDHDNDVPPDHAAYAAGQIPGARLVLIEQASHLGFWLAKKADSVRETAIRWLQGAFGPL, encoded by the coding sequence ATGCCCAGCGTCGTCCGCCCCAGGCCCGAGGACCTGTCCCGCTGTCTCGACTGGCCGTCCGAAGTCGTGGAAACCGCTCTCGGCCCCGTGGAATACGCGGTCCGTGGCGACGGGCCGCCCCTGCTCTCGATCCACGGCGGCCCCGGCGGCTTCGACCAGGGCCTGCTCCTGGGCGAACCGTTCCGGGTCAACGGATTCCGTGTCATCGCCCCGTCCAGGCCGGGCTATCTCCGCACCCCGCTGGCCTCGGGCCCCTCGCCCGAGGAACAGGCCGATCTCCTGGCGGCCCTGCTGGACGCCCTGGGCATCGAGCGGGCCGCCGTGCTGGGGGCCTCCGCCGGCGGTCCAGCCGCCTATCTCCTGGCCGCCCGCCATCCCGGCCGTGCGGCCGCGCTCCTGGCCGTGGACGCCGTCTCCCGCACCTACACGCTCAACGTCTCGCCCTTGGAGCAAAAACTCTTCGTGACCACCGCCGGGCTCCGGCTGATGCTCTTCCTCACCGAGCACTTCCCCAAGACCGCCCTGACCGGGCTGCTCCAGACCGAAAGCACCCTGGACCCCGAGGCCCTCAAGCGCCGGGTTGCCGAGGTGCTCGACGATCCCCTGAAGCGGACCTTCTTCGTCCAGATGGTCCACTCCTTCGCGGACCGCTTCGCCGAACGCAAACCCGGGGTGATGAACGACCTGGAACGCTTCGCGGCCCTCGGCGACCTGGCGCTCTCCAGCGTGGCCTGTCCGGCCCTGATCCTGCACGGGGACCACGACAACGACGTGCCGCCGGACCACGCCGCCTACGCCGCCGGGCAGATCCCCGGCGCGCGGCTCGTGCTCATCGAACAGGCCTCGCACCTGGGATTCTGGCTGGCGAAAAAGGCCGACTCGGTCCGGGAAACGGCCATCCGCTGGCTTCAAGGGGCCTTCGGCCCTCTGTAG
- a CDS encoding alpha/beta fold hydrolase has product MPAPRQRFTPLLPWLLSALLLALLACAPAKPAASTLRAGDVILAWRDLPAPPKHIAARPLLLVTGFAMSAEGWNREFVHGLNSGRRVILMDNRGMGAAADLPAGAPVDMPAMAADAARLLDVLGIAKADVLGWSMGGGIALELALARPERVGALVLYAPPLSGARVKPMLDRMFAMSPAEFKEALFPRQWAAAHPEVWAAMPPPAAIPEGMAARQYAALCSWPGVAARLPGLRVPALFLVGADDWVCPPRDGRAQAAAVPGARFELVPQGGHWMMHQDPRELARLADAFLRGAP; this is encoded by the coding sequence ATGCCCGCACCGCGACAGCGCTTCACGCCATTGCTGCCCTGGCTTTTGTCCGCCCTGCTGCTGGCTCTGCTGGCCTGCGCCCCGGCCAAGCCCGCCGCCTCCACCCTGCGCGCGGGAGACGTCATCCTGGCCTGGCGCGACCTGCCCGCGCCGCCGAAGCACATCGCCGCCCGGCCGCTGCTGCTGGTCACCGGCTTCGCTATGAGCGCCGAGGGCTGGAACAGGGAGTTCGTGCACGGGCTGAACTCCGGCCGCCGGGTCATTCTCATGGACAACCGGGGCATGGGCGCGGCCGCGGATTTGCCCGCCGGAGCGCCCGTGGACATGCCCGCCATGGCGGCGGACGCCGCGCGCCTGCTGGACGTCCTGGGCATCGCCAAGGCCGACGTGCTCGGTTGGTCCATGGGCGGCGGCATCGCCCTGGAGCTTGCCCTGGCCCGGCCGGAGAGGGTGGGCGCGCTTGTGCTGTATGCGCCGCCGCTTTCCGGCGCGCGGGTGAAGCCCATGCTGGACCGCATGTTCGCCATGAGCCCGGCGGAGTTCAAGGAGGCGCTGTTCCCGCGGCAGTGGGCGGCGGCGCACCCGGAGGTCTGGGCCGCAATGCCGCCTCCCGCCGCGATTCCCGAGGGCATGGCCGCCCGGCAATACGCGGCGCTTTGCTCTTGGCCCGGCGTTGCCGCGCGCCTGCCGGGCCTGCGCGTTCCGGCTCTGTTCTTGGTCGGCGCAGATGACTGGGTATGCCCGCCGCGGGACGGGCGCGCCCAGGCCGCGGCGGTTCCCGGCGCGCGCTTTGAGCTGGTTCCCCAGGGCGGGCACTGGATGATGCACCAGGATCCGCGGGAACTGGCGCGGCTGGCGGATGCGTTTCTGCGCGGCGCGCCCTAG